A part of Gambusia affinis linkage group LG21, SWU_Gaff_1.0, whole genome shotgun sequence genomic DNA contains:
- the lrrc34 gene encoding leucine-rich repeat-containing protein 34 isoform X1, with the protein MAFLSTVMVAEPISECYKAICENEGITINSFVLENLEKTTTTRNFTLNLAGNRKQKGFQRLADNDVLALSKCLLNYRTLTGLDMGYNNISDEGAAYLAKLLEAQDTMLRSLDLTFNNIQTNGAEVLASSLQGNSSLLSLRLSGNKIGRHGGLNLAGMLRVNMTLQELELGECDLEMQSMIGLSTALKTNTTLRSMDVSRALLFSYLEEWAVHFSKMLPVNSSLVELHLGKMGLTDTGMERLSEGLKLNHRLRYLDLRCNRVSRDGALHLSRVLKENSPLEVIDLSSNRIEDPGAEYLSEAICSKGSVLRELSVCRNNISTRGLLSLAGALNNSPTLTHIYIWGNHLEEPVCQAFRELLITGRLTPEQSDVRPYEVDGHVFLAELSHHLRKHLFFLDVNEKNAASNSQKLKCLDLRNQVWGKFLCLFLIC; encoded by the exons ATGGCGTTTTTGTCCACAGTAATGGTCGCTGAGCCCATATCCGAGTGTTACAAAGCTATTTGTGAAAATGAAGGTATTACTATAAACTcgtttgttttagaaaacttaGAGAAAACAACGACGACAAG GAATTTCACCTTGAATCtagcaggaaacaggaagcagaaaggcTTCCAGAGACTTGCTGACAATGACGTCCTCGCTCTGTCAAAATGTCTCCTGAACTATCGGACCCTTACAG GTCTGGATATGGGGTACAACAACATCAGTGATGAAGGAGCAGCTTACCTGGCCAAGCTTCTagag GCGCAGGACACGATGCTGCGCTCTCTGGACCTCACCTTCAACAACATTCAGACGAATGGAGCTGAGGTTCTCGCCAGCAGCCTGCAG GGTAACAGCAGCTTGCTCTCTCTCAGGCTGTCGGGGAATAAGATCGGTAGACACGGAGGCCTGAACTTGGCTGGCATGCTGCGGGTGAACATGACGCTGCAGGAGCTGGAGCTGGGCGAGTGCGACCTG GAAATGCAGAGCATGATTGGCCTCAGCACCGCTCTGAAGACCAACACCACCCTCCGGTCTATGGACGTGAGCCGGGCGCTGCTCTTCAGCTACCTG GAAGAGTGGGCCGTTCACTTCTCGAAGATGCTTCCGGTGAACAGCAGCCTTGTGGAGCTCCATCTGGGGAAGATGGGCCTGACGGACACGGGCATGGAGAGGCTGTCTGAAGGCCTGAAGCTGAACCACAGACTGCGGTACCTGGACCTACGCTG CAACCGTGTGAGCCGGGATGGGGCCCTGCATCTCTCCAGAGTCCTGAAAGAAAACTCCCCTCTGGAGGTCATTGATCTGTCATCCAATCGGATCGAAGACCCCGGCGCCGAGTACCTGAGCGAAGCCATCTGCTCTAAGGGCTCCGTCCTCAGAGA gcttTCTGTCTGCAGAAACAACATCAGTACCCGCGGCCTGCTGTCCTTGGCCGGGGCTCTGAATAACAGCCCGACTCTGACCCACATCTACATCTGGGGAAACCACCTGGAGGAGCCGGTCTGCCAG GCCTTCAGGGAGCTGCTCATCACCGGCCGCCTGACGCCTGAGCAGAGCGACGTCAGGCCCTACGAGGTGGACGGCCATGTTTTCCTGGCTGAACTCTCCCATCATTTGAGGAAACACCTTTTCTTTCTGGACGTCAACGAGAAGAACGCAG CCTCCAACAGTCAGAAGCTGAAATGTTTGGACCTCAGGAATCAGGTATGGGGgaaatttctttgtttgtttctgatctgTTGA
- the lrrc34 gene encoding leucine-rich repeat-containing protein 34 isoform X2, protein MAFLSTVMVAEPISECYKAICENEGITINSFVLENLEKTTTTRNFTLNLAGNRKQKGFQRLADNDVLALSKCLLNYRTLTGLDMGYNNISDEGAAYLAKLLEAQDTMLRSLDLTFNNIQTNGAEVLASSLQGNSSLLSLRLSGNKIGRHGGLNLAGMLRVNMTLQELELGECDLEMQSMIGLSTALKTNTTLRSMDVSRALLFSYLEEWAVHFSKMLPVNSSLVELHLGKMGLTDTGMERLSEGLKLNHRLRYLDLRCNRVSRDGALHLSRVLKENSPLEVIDLSSNRIEDPGAEYLSEAICSKGSVLRELSVCRNNISTRGLLSLAGALNNSPTLTHIYIWGNHLEEPVCQAFRELLITGRLTPEQSDVRPYEVDGHVFLAELSHHLRKHLFFLDVNEKNAGSDSPQTQ, encoded by the exons ATGGCGTTTTTGTCCACAGTAATGGTCGCTGAGCCCATATCCGAGTGTTACAAAGCTATTTGTGAAAATGAAGGTATTACTATAAACTcgtttgttttagaaaacttaGAGAAAACAACGACGACAAG GAATTTCACCTTGAATCtagcaggaaacaggaagcagaaaggcTTCCAGAGACTTGCTGACAATGACGTCCTCGCTCTGTCAAAATGTCTCCTGAACTATCGGACCCTTACAG GTCTGGATATGGGGTACAACAACATCAGTGATGAAGGAGCAGCTTACCTGGCCAAGCTTCTagag GCGCAGGACACGATGCTGCGCTCTCTGGACCTCACCTTCAACAACATTCAGACGAATGGAGCTGAGGTTCTCGCCAGCAGCCTGCAG GGTAACAGCAGCTTGCTCTCTCTCAGGCTGTCGGGGAATAAGATCGGTAGACACGGAGGCCTGAACTTGGCTGGCATGCTGCGGGTGAACATGACGCTGCAGGAGCTGGAGCTGGGCGAGTGCGACCTG GAAATGCAGAGCATGATTGGCCTCAGCACCGCTCTGAAGACCAACACCACCCTCCGGTCTATGGACGTGAGCCGGGCGCTGCTCTTCAGCTACCTG GAAGAGTGGGCCGTTCACTTCTCGAAGATGCTTCCGGTGAACAGCAGCCTTGTGGAGCTCCATCTGGGGAAGATGGGCCTGACGGACACGGGCATGGAGAGGCTGTCTGAAGGCCTGAAGCTGAACCACAGACTGCGGTACCTGGACCTACGCTG CAACCGTGTGAGCCGGGATGGGGCCCTGCATCTCTCCAGAGTCCTGAAAGAAAACTCCCCTCTGGAGGTCATTGATCTGTCATCCAATCGGATCGAAGACCCCGGCGCCGAGTACCTGAGCGAAGCCATCTGCTCTAAGGGCTCCGTCCTCAGAGA gcttTCTGTCTGCAGAAACAACATCAGTACCCGCGGCCTGCTGTCCTTGGCCGGGGCTCTGAATAACAGCCCGACTCTGACCCACATCTACATCTGGGGAAACCACCTGGAGGAGCCGGTCTGCCAG GCCTTCAGGGAGCTGCTCATCACCGGCCGCCTGACGCCTGAGCAGAGCGACGTCAGGCCCTACGAGGTGGACGGCCATGTTTTCCTGGCTGAACTCTCCCATCATTTGAGGAAACACCTTTTCTTTCTGGACGTCAACGAGAAGAACGCAGGTTCAGACTCCCCACAAACCCAGTGA
- the lrrc34 gene encoding leucine-rich repeat-containing protein 34 isoform X3: MGYNNISDEGAAYLAKLLEAQDTMLRSLDLTFNNIQTNGAEVLASSLQGNSSLLSLRLSGNKIGRHGGLNLAGMLRVNMTLQELELGECDLEMQSMIGLSTALKTNTTLRSMDVSRALLFSYLEEWAVHFSKMLPVNSSLVELHLGKMGLTDTGMERLSEGLKLNHRLRYLDLRCNRVSRDGALHLSRVLKENSPLEVIDLSSNRIEDPGAEYLSEAICSKGSVLRELSVCRNNISTRGLLSLAGALNNSPTLTHIYIWGNHLEEPVCQAFRELLITGRLTPEQSDVRPYEVDGHVFLAELSHHLRKHLFFLDVNEKNAASNSQKLKCLDLRNQVWGKFLCLFLIC, encoded by the exons ATGGGGTACAACAACATCAGTGATGAAGGAGCAGCTTACCTGGCCAAGCTTCTagag GCGCAGGACACGATGCTGCGCTCTCTGGACCTCACCTTCAACAACATTCAGACGAATGGAGCTGAGGTTCTCGCCAGCAGCCTGCAG GGTAACAGCAGCTTGCTCTCTCTCAGGCTGTCGGGGAATAAGATCGGTAGACACGGAGGCCTGAACTTGGCTGGCATGCTGCGGGTGAACATGACGCTGCAGGAGCTGGAGCTGGGCGAGTGCGACCTG GAAATGCAGAGCATGATTGGCCTCAGCACCGCTCTGAAGACCAACACCACCCTCCGGTCTATGGACGTGAGCCGGGCGCTGCTCTTCAGCTACCTG GAAGAGTGGGCCGTTCACTTCTCGAAGATGCTTCCGGTGAACAGCAGCCTTGTGGAGCTCCATCTGGGGAAGATGGGCCTGACGGACACGGGCATGGAGAGGCTGTCTGAAGGCCTGAAGCTGAACCACAGACTGCGGTACCTGGACCTACGCTG CAACCGTGTGAGCCGGGATGGGGCCCTGCATCTCTCCAGAGTCCTGAAAGAAAACTCCCCTCTGGAGGTCATTGATCTGTCATCCAATCGGATCGAAGACCCCGGCGCCGAGTACCTGAGCGAAGCCATCTGCTCTAAGGGCTCCGTCCTCAGAGA gcttTCTGTCTGCAGAAACAACATCAGTACCCGCGGCCTGCTGTCCTTGGCCGGGGCTCTGAATAACAGCCCGACTCTGACCCACATCTACATCTGGGGAAACCACCTGGAGGAGCCGGTCTGCCAG GCCTTCAGGGAGCTGCTCATCACCGGCCGCCTGACGCCTGAGCAGAGCGACGTCAGGCCCTACGAGGTGGACGGCCATGTTTTCCTGGCTGAACTCTCCCATCATTTGAGGAAACACCTTTTCTTTCTGGACGTCAACGAGAAGAACGCAG CCTCCAACAGTCAGAAGCTGAAATGTTTGGACCTCAGGAATCAGGTATGGGGgaaatttctttgtttgtttctgatctgTTGA
- the LOC122824469 gene encoding myozenin-1-like isoform X1 has protein sequence MAFLSTVMVAEPISECYKAICENEGITINSFVLENLEKTTTTSCPAGLQPSGGLRSEQTHAGQQESGFHPGIRAKQPGTSDPEPQSLRTVRRHHRHRRPAHRARCHHPGLQDGAGPSRAERRRRPAGDLRGRPGADHQLGHAARAGGAAAAGGVARHGPGADHHHQDGGPGRGAAGTAAVSPEAGRTPD, from the exons ATGGCGTTTTTGTCCACAGTAATGGTCGCTGAGCCCATATCCGAGTGTTACAAAGCTATTTGTGAAAATGAAGGTATTACTATAAACTcgtttgttttagaaaacttaGAGAAAACAACGACGACAAG TTGTCCTGCTGGCCTCCAGCCATCCGGTGGCCTTCGTTCAGAGCAAACTCACGCAGGACAACAAGAGTCTGGTTTCCATCCCGGAATCAGAGCCAAGCAACCCGGAACCTCCGACCCCGAGCCCCAAAGCCTCCGAACCGTCCGCCGCCACCACCGGCACCGAAGACCCGCCCACCGAGCCCGCTGCCATCATCCAGGACTTCAGGACGGAGCCGGACCATCACGCGCTGAGCGCCGACGCCGGCCAGCAGGTGACCTTCGAGGCCGACCCGGAGCAGACCATCAACTCGGACACGCTGCACGCGCTGGTGGAGCAGCTGCGGCCGGCGGCGTCGCCCGCCACGGGCCTGGAGcagatcatcatcatcaagaCGGTGGACCCGGCCGAGGCGCCGCCGGCACCGCCGCAGTGAGCCCCGAGGCGGGACGGACTCCGGACTAA
- the LOC122824469 gene encoding myozenin-1-like isoform X2: MSCPAGLQPSGGLRSEQTHAGQQESGFHPGIRAKQPGTSDPEPQSLRTVRRHHRHRRPAHRARCHHPGLQDGAGPSRAERRRRPAGDLRGRPGADHQLGHAARAGGAAAAGGVARHGPGADHHHQDGGPGRGAAGTAAVSPEAGRTPD, from the exons ATGAG TTGTCCTGCTGGCCTCCAGCCATCCGGTGGCCTTCGTTCAGAGCAAACTCACGCAGGACAACAAGAGTCTGGTTTCCATCCCGGAATCAGAGCCAAGCAACCCGGAACCTCCGACCCCGAGCCCCAAAGCCTCCGAACCGTCCGCCGCCACCACCGGCACCGAAGACCCGCCCACCGAGCCCGCTGCCATCATCCAGGACTTCAGGACGGAGCCGGACCATCACGCGCTGAGCGCCGACGCCGGCCAGCAGGTGACCTTCGAGGCCGACCCGGAGCAGACCATCAACTCGGACACGCTGCACGCGCTGGTGGAGCAGCTGCGGCCGGCGGCGTCGCCCGCCACGGGCCTGGAGcagatcatcatcatcaagaCGGTGGACCCGGCCGAGGCGCCGCCGGCACCGCCGCAGTGAGCCCCGAGGCGGGACGGACTCCGGACTAA